A window of the Gossypium hirsutum isolate 1008001.06 chromosome A05, Gossypium_hirsutum_v2.1, whole genome shotgun sequence genome harbors these coding sequences:
- the LOC107959486 gene encoding oleosin: MSNDQNKPMTQKLYESVPSSRPTAKFLTATTLSATLLFLSGLTLTWTVIALIMATPVMVLFSTVLVPSAIVIFLVITGFLFSGGCGVGAIIALSWIYNYVQGKHPLGADKLDYARDMLASMTSGVTEKAKEYAHYVKHKFWRLHKGNDLEVEP, encoded by the coding sequence ATGTCGAATGATCAAAACAAACCCATGACTCAGAAGCTGTACGAGTCAGTTCCATCATCTCGGCCGACGGCCAAGTTTTTAACAGCAACCACACTGAGTGCAACGTTGCTTTTCTTGTCAGGATTAACCTTGACCTGGACTGTGATTGCCCTGATTATGGCGACGCCAGTTATGGTGTTGTTTAGTACAGTTCTAGTCCCCTCTGCCATAGTCATCTTCTTGGTGATTACTGGGTTCTTGTTTTCTGGCGGGTGTGGCGTGGGAGCCATCATCGCGTTATCGTGGATCTATAATTACGTGCAAGGGAAGCACCCACTAGGTGCGGATAAGCTTGATTATGCAAGGGATATGCTTGCAAGTATGACGAGCGGTGTGACGGAGAAGGCTAAGGAGTATGCCCACTATGTGAAGCATAAGTTCTGGAGGTTGCACAAGGGGAACGATCTTGAAGTTGAACCATAG